In one window of Musa acuminata AAA Group cultivar baxijiao chromosome BXJ3-2, Cavendish_Baxijiao_AAA, whole genome shotgun sequence DNA:
- the LOC135630713 gene encoding uncharacterized protein LOC135630713 — protein sequence MVATLLSLSFRAPAPSNLEVEMSPPSSSSSSSSSSSSSSSSSGGPGVEVVSSSSSGVTLGATGGFAVLETLKSWHDVDSMVTEELLRRFRIAIPKFMEIREMIEEWMVEAGLSPATGEMVDLQSVKRTPHAKVIASPSRSGEGSSAESTSWRGTPRRTSGSPEAGCPQKRAKTKTRKMYASSAARESSAPRSSGATSQEILELKSESGPEAVTIAEQRASVLDEEVAHLKAKLEESRAHEVLKEERLALPKKINGAIAEYKSSPRFECGLVRSGQVTY from the exons ATGGTTGCTACTTTGCTCAGCCTTTCGTTTCGCGCCCCGGCTCCTTCCAACCTTGAGGTCGAGATGTCTCCGCcttcctcttcgtcttcttcttcctcatcttcttcttcatcgtcttcttcttctgggGGTCCGGGGGTTGAGGTTGTTAGCTCGTCTTCAAGTGGCGTGACCTTGGGGGCCACCGGGGGTTTTGCTGTACTTGAAACCCTCAAGTCGTGGCATGATGTAGACTCGATGGTGACCGAGGAACTTCTAAGGCGATTCAGGATCGCTATCCCGAAGTTTATG GAAATCAGGGAGATGATCGAGGAGTGGATGGTTGAGGCGGGACTGAGCCCAGCCACTGGGG AGATGGTAGACCTCCAGTCGGTGAAGAGGACGCCTCATGCCAAGGTCATCGCGTCACCATCTCGGAGTGGTGAGGGTTCTAGTGCCGAGAGCACCTCATGGAGGGGCACGCCAAGGAGGACGTCGGGGTCTCCGGAGGCAGGTTGCCCGCAGAAGAGGGCGAAAACTAAGACCCGAAAGATGTACGCAAGCTCGGCCGCTCGTGAGAGTTCTGCCCCGAGGTCATCGGGGGCTACTTCCCAAG AGATCTTGGAGCTGAAGAGCGAATCTGGCCCGGAGGCCGTCACCATAGCCGAGCAGCGTGCCTCGGTCCTGGACGAGGAGGTGGCTCATCTGAAGGCCAAGCTGGAGGAAAGCCGAGCCCAC GAGGTTCTGAAGGAGGAGCGCTTAGCGCTGCCCAAGAAGATCAACGGAGCGATCGCCGAATACAAGTCGTCCCCAAGGTTCGAGTGTGGCCTGGTTAGGTCAGGGCAGGTGACGTATTAG